From the Paenibacillus sp. R14(2021) genome, the window GCTGCATATAGGCGAATGCGGCCGTATCCGGCACCGATATTTGCCTCCCATCCATCGGGAGCATATTCCGCTCGACCCGGTATTGCCCCGTCTGCTCGCCATCCGGCAAATACGTGGGGCATACGATGGTCCAATCCAGATCGGACTGCAGCAGCTCCAAGTAAAACCGATGATGCTCCTGCGCCGCGCGCGTTAACGTCCGGCGGGATTCGTTTGATTGGTAGCGAAGAAGCCCCGGCTCCGTGCGGCTGTCCAGAATGCCGGCCGTCCCGATGGTTAGGATGCGCTTAATGCCGTTCAGCTGCATCGCTTGAACAAGAAGCGGCCCGCAGTCGGACAGCACTTGGCCGCCGTCCGTGCTTAGCGCGCTCAACACGGCGTCAGCGCCTTTAGAAGCTTGAATCAAGTCCTCCA encodes:
- a CDS encoding NAD(P)-dependent oxidoreductase; protein product: MKLLILGATGRIGRHWLSLAAMDGHEVTALVRDPSRMPLTHANIQVVQGDATNLEDLIQASKGADAVLSALSTDGGQVLSDCGPLLVQAMQLNGIKRILTIGTAGILDSRTEPGLLRYQSNESRRTLTRAAQEHHRFYLELLQSDLDWTIVCPTYLPDGEQTGQYRVERNMLPMDGRQISVPDTAAFAYMQLYEDTYVRARVGIAY